From a single Pseudophryne corroboree isolate aPseCor3 chromosome 6, aPseCor3.hap2, whole genome shotgun sequence genomic region:
- the LOC134933903 gene encoding putative nuclease HARBI1, with translation MSVFVAAEALPPQPTEALPPQPPARQPQPAPHQPRQRRRARPPIFPTRVLLFGMPDDVVVRRYRLPPHLILDTLSIKESDLESSIRYPTAIPPLTQFLAVLHFVATGSFQHVVGDLVGMSQGQFSKVLRRVSQAFIKRVKQFIAMPLDDGALDVVKRQFEEGGSRFPHVIGVVDGTHVAIVPPRHNEEIYRNRKLFHSLNVMVVCGPSLQILSLNAMFPGNSHDAYVIRQSGIWQRLRSSQRADMWLLGDRGYPCTPWLMTPYRNPRPGPQTAFNSALTATRQLVERTIGVLKGRFRVLHRTGGDIMYSPEMASKIVVLCAILHNIAVRSRVELPHTEELPDEEPGVVRRFGGGSVSRRGRQVRASIVEEYFRTE, from the exons caacccacggaagcactcccaccccaaccgccagcccgccaaccacaaccggctcctcatcaaccaaggcaacggaggcgtgctaggccaccaattttccccacccgtgtcctcctttttgggatgccagatgatgtggttgtgcgaagatacaggctgccaccacatctaatcctagacactctctccataaaagagagtgatctggagtcttcaattcggtatcctacagcaataccaccattgacacaattccttgctgtgttacattttgtggccacagggtcattccaacatgttgtgggagacctggttggcatgtcgcagggccagttcagtaaggtcctgcggcgtgtcagccaggctttcataaagcgtgtgaagcaatttattgctatgcctttggatgatggtgccctagatgtggtgaagcggcaatttgaggaaggtggtagtcgcttcccacatgttattggggttgtggatggtacacatgtagctattgtgccaccaagacataatgaagaaatttatagaaacaggaaactgtttcattctctgaatgtaatggttgtttgtggcccatccctccagatcctttccctgaatgccatgtTTCCCGGAAACTCACATGAtgcttatgtcattagacaatcagggatatggcagagattaagatcaagtcaacgagcagacatgtggttattgg gagaccgtggatatccttgcaccccctggctcatgactccttaccgtaatcccaggccaggaccacagacggcatttaactccgcgcttactgccactagacagctggtggagcgcacaattggggtccttaaaggacgttttcgtgtgctccaccgcactggtggcgacatcatgtattcgccggagatggcaagtaaaatagtggtcctgtgcgctatactacataacatcgcggtaaggagtcgcgtagagcttcctcacacagaggaattgccagatgaggagccaggggttgtccgtagattcggtggggggagtgtttcacggaggggaagacaagtaagggcaagcattgtggaagaatatttcag aaccgagtaa